The Humulus lupulus chromosome 3, drHumLupu1.1, whole genome shotgun sequence genome window below encodes:
- the LOC133823836 gene encoding protein MICRORCHIDIA 4-like, whose protein sequence is MKVKKNIDYEKRNGEWRKLLRTSERIWNKNLSTIVNWSPYSTEQELLQQINCMLDHGTKVIIYNLWEDEEEQLELDFDTDPLDIQIRGINRDERMISMVQQFPNSKHFLTYQHSLRSYASILYLRLPTQFRIYLRGLEVKHHNMINDMMLIKEMTYKPQIQIQNSMLRQAVSNVTIGFVKDAHHHIDVQGFNVYHKNRLIKPFWRVWNPAGSDGRGVIGVLEANFVEPSHDKQGFERTTVLSRLESRLLFMQKNYWRSNCGRVGYAARRVVDDQEHIPTNHNGLVLRSSPAVNANLIPRSGERSNGASNSLMEAQQERPQASVTDEKAQPQDTAAEGAEYAASKEKPHDTESKENTLGQETASKENVLDQETASEKRPHETASKERAQETASEERAHKMTRISSQVASTSEGYQIKMEEVKGNTMERSAARNAVYMKLELKYVSTCQNERCKSLKLELEETKEKMMNLDKEQSKLIGILLEERTKGEMEEDRLKNSLMEANKTISALTEKVAELERVIHTEAKLKKSEDSVTMLPS, encoded by the exons atgaaagttaaaaaaaat ATTGACTATGAGAAAAGAAATGGAGAGTGGAGGAAGTTACTGAGAACTTCAGAGAGAATTTGGAACAAAAACTTATCAACCATTGTCAACTGGTCTCCATACTCAACTGAACAAGAACTTCTTCAGCAG ATCAATTGCATGTTGGATCATGGTACTAAagttataatatataatctttggGAGGATGAAGAAGAACAGCTTGAACTTGATTTTGATACAGATCCTCTT GACATTCAAATTAGAGGAATCAACAGAGATGAGAGGATGATTAGCATGGTACAACAGTTTCCAAACTCGAAACACTTCTTGACTTATCAACATTCCTTGAGG AGTTATGCTTCAATTCTCTATCTGAGGCTTCCAACTCAGTTTCGAATTTATCTTCGCGGCCTGGAAGTGAAACACCATAACATGATCAATGACATGATGTTGATTAAGGAGATGACTTACAAACCTCAGATTCAGATTCAGAACAGTATGCTGAGACAAGCAGTTTCTAATGTGACAATTGGGTTTGTCAAGGATGCACATCATCACATTGATGTTCAAGGTTTCAATGTCTATCATAAGAATAGACTCATCAAG CCATTTTGGAGGGTTTGGAATCCTGCAGGCAGTGACGGTCGTGGAGTGATAG GTGTTTTGGAAGCTAATTTTGTTGAACCATCTCATGATAAACAAGGCTTTGAACGCACAACCGTTCTTTCAAGACTCGAATCGCGCTTGCTTTTTATGCAAAAGAACTACTG GAGGTCAAATTGTGGGAGAGTTGGTTATGCTGCAAGACGAGTTGTTGATGATCAAGAACACATTCCAACTAATCACAATGGGCTTGTTTTGCGATCCTCACCAGCCGTGAATGCCAATTTAATTCCTCGGTCAGGTGAAAGATCTAATGGTGCGTCAAATTCTCTTATGGAGGCTCAGCAAGAAAGGCCACAAGCTTCTGTAACTGATGAAAAAGCTCAACCTCAAGACACTGCTGCAGAAGGAGCTGAATATGCTGCATCGAAAGAGAAACCCCATGACACTGAGTCAAAAGAAAATACATTGGGCCAAGAGACTGCTTCAAAAGAAAATGTCTTGGACCAAGAGACTGCATCAGAGAAAAGACCCCATGAGACTGCTTCTAAAGAAAGAGCCCAAGAGACTGCATCAGAAGAAAGAGCCCATAAAATGACTAGGATAAGTTCACAG GTGGCCTCTACATCTGAAGGTTACCAAATCAAGATGGAAGAGGTGAAAGGAAACACAATGGAAAG ATCAGCTGCTAGAAATGCAGTATACATGAAGCTTGAATTAAAGTATGTCTCAACTTGCCAAAACGAGAGATGCAAATCTCTCAAACTGGAA CTTGAGGAGACAAAAGAAAAGATGATGAATTTGGATAaagaacaatccaaactaattgGTATACTCTTGGAGGAAAGGACGAAAGGAGAAATGGAAGAGGATAGACTGAAGAATAGCTTAAtg GAGGCTAATAAAACCATCTCGGCTCTGACTGAGAAGGTGGCAGAGCTCGAAAGAGTTATCCATACAGAGGCCAAGCTGAAAAAAAGTGAAGACTCAGTCACCATGCTTCCTAGCTGA